One window of the Pyrus communis chromosome 17, drPyrComm1.1, whole genome shotgun sequence genome contains the following:
- the LOC137723399 gene encoding protein SCARECROW-like has translation MAACALLGDNVGGHISGNGSNKNNSSSHGGGGGSPSCPMNNSTTNSNSSSVEQQPTKMVRKRMASEIEVQTTPTSRTAGSDYFQLSRRGIINNSPPVQPVYPNPYQNPNPSKVNSSMFYPNYSTMLLPVPSSTNLTVLTSAGGALLSPASPSPSPSPSPSPSSAAAAGSWGPIDPLSFHRPLPIQPTTTTTQITTTPAVCGFSGLPLFPPEKTPPSNPTTAATTISAMEDGSSAATAWIDGIIKDLIHSSTNVSIPQLIHNIREIIFPCNPSLAALLEYRLRSISEPPPPPLPLPVPSFNPTPIPDMRSRQQGGPGPGALKLNLDSGALHDVAIFNTSTADNNDLYLQSWSGGGGGVGLSLPQPNPTHVPMTCNQTNPHHQSPSFNQAIHQTQDKQLENSSSSSPAAESTTPTAAPAPTTATATAPPQPTTSAVSLLREKKEEMRQQKRDEEGLHLLTLLLQCAEAVSADNYDEATKMLLEISELSTPFGTSAQRVAAYFSEAMSARLVSSCLGIYASLPHSSVPITYTQKMVSAFQVFNGISPFVKFSHFTANQAIQEAFEREDRVHIVDLDIMQGLQWPGLFHILASRPGGPPYVRLTGLGTSMVALEATGKRLSDFADKLGLPFEFFPVAEKVGNLDPERLNISKREAVAVHWLQHSLYDVTGSDSNTLWLLQRLAPKVVTVVEQDLSHAGSFLGRFVEAIHYYSALFDSLGASYGEESEERHVVEQQLLSREIRNVLAVGGPSRSGEVKFHNWREKFQQSGFRGISLAGNAATQATLLLGMFPSDGYTLVEDNGTLKLGWKDLCLLTASAWRPPYHAAPNPNLHY, from the exons ATGGCTGCTTGTGCTCTCCTCGGTGACAATGTCGGCGGCCACATCAGCGGCAATGGCAGCAATAAAAACAACAGCAGTAGCCACGGTGGCGGTGGAGGAAGCCCTTCTTGTCCTATGAACAACAGCACTACCAATTCCAACAGCAGCAGCGTCGAGCAGCAGCCAACCAAGATGGTGAGAAAGCGCATGGCGTCCGAGATCGAAGTCCAAACCACCCCGACAAGCAGAACCGCCGGTTCGGACTACTTCCAGCTCTCCCGCCGCGGGATTATTAATAATAGTCCGCCAGTCCAGCCGGTATATCCAAACCCATATCAAAATCCCAACCccagtaaagtgaatagtagtATGTTTTATCCCAACTACTCCACTATGCTGTTACCCGTACCATCGTCCACAAATTTGACCGTTTTGACGTCAGCTGGTGGGGCTTTATTGTCACCTGCTTCTCCttccccttctccttctccttctccttctccttcttccgcTGCAGCAGCTGGCAGCTGGGGTCCTATCGATCCATTGTCGTTTCATCGCCCTCTTCCGATTCAGCCGACGACCACCACCACCCAGATCACTACCACTCCGGCCGTTTGTGGGTTTTCTGGTCTGCCCTTGTTCCCACCAGAAAAGACTCCTCCTTCGAATCCTACTACCGCTGCTACTACTATTTCCGCCATGGAAGACGGCTCCTCTGCCGCCACGGCATGGATAGACGGGATCATAAAGGACCTCATCCACAGCTCCACCAACGTCTCCATCCCCCAGCTCATTCACAATATTAGGGAGATTATCTTCCCTTGCAACCCCAGCCTCGCGGCTCTCCTCGAGTACAGACTCCGGTCCATATCCGAGCCGCCGCCGCCTCCTCTGCCCCTTCCAGTCCCGAGCTTTAATCCGACCCCAATCCCAGACATGAGGAGTAGACAACAAGGTGGTCCTGGCCCCGGGGCTCTTAAGCTCAATCTGGACTCTGGTGCCCTACATGACGTTGCAATCTTCAACACATCAACGGCGGATAACAATGACTTGTACTTGCAGTCCTGGTCTGGGGGTGGCGGAGGGGTTGGGCTGTCCCTACCCCAACCCAACCCTACTCATGTCCCTATGACCTGCAACCAAACAAACCCACATCACCAAAGCCCTTCCTTTAATCAGGCAATTCATCAAACACAAGACAAACAATTAGAAAACTCGTCATCCTCTTCCCCTGCGGCGGAGTCCACCACCCCAACCGCTGCACCCGCACCCACAACCGCTACCGCCACAGCCCCGCCGCAACCAACAACCTCAGCAGTCTCCCTACtcagagagaaaaaagaagagatgCGGCAGCAAAAGCGAGACGAGGAAGGCCTACACCTCCTCACCCTCCTCCTCCAATGCGCGGAGGCCGTCTCCGCAGACAACTACGACGAAGCCACCAAAATGCTCCTCGAAATTTCCGAGCTCTCCACCCCATTCGGCACCTCCGCCCAGCGCGTCGCGGCCTACTTCTCCGAAGCCATGTCAGCCCGCCTCGTCAGCTCCTGCCTCGGCATCTACGCCTCCCTCCCTCACTCCTCCGTCCCCATCACCTACACCCAAAAAATGGTCTCCGCCTTCCAAGTCTTCAACGGCATCAGCCCCTTCGTCAAGTTCTCCCACTTCACCGCCAATCAGGCGATCCAGGAGGCGTTCGAGCGGGAGGACAGGGTCCACATCGTCGATCTCGACATAATGCAGGGCCTCCAATGGCCCGGGCTGTTCCACATCCTGGCCTCCAGACCCGGCGGTCCTCCATACGTCAGGCTCACCGGGCTCGGGACCTCAATGGTGGCCCTGGAGGCCACGGGAAAGCGGTTGTCCGATTTCGCAGACAAGCTAGGGCTTCCGTTCGAGTTCTTCCCCGTGGCGGAGAAAGTTGGGAACTTGGACCCGGAGAGGCTGAATATCAGCAAGAGAGAGGCTGTGGCGGTGCACTGGTTGCAGCATTCGCTTTACGATGTCACGGGTTCCGATTCCAACACGCTCTGGCTTTTGCAGAG ATTGGCGCCAAAAGTGGTAACGGTGGTGGAGCAAGACCTGAGCCACGCTGGCTCGTTCTTGGGCCGGTTTGTGGAGGCCATACACTACTACTCTGCCCTGTTTGATTCCTTGGGAGCGAGCTACGGCGAAGAGAGCGAGGAGAGGCACGTGGTGGAGCAGCAGCTGCTCTCCAGAGAGATTCGTAACGTTTTAGCAGTGGGCGGGCCGTCGAGGAGCGGAGAGGTGAAGTTCCACAACTGGAGGGAGAAGTTTCAGCAGAGCGGGTTCAGGGGCATTTCCCTGGCGGGAAATGCGGCAACTCAGGCCACCTTGCTGCTCGGGATGTTCCCTTCCGACGGGTACACTCTGGTGGAGGACAATGGGACTCTCAAGCTTGGGTGGAAGGATCTCTGCTTGCTCACCGCTTCCGCATGGCGGCCACCGTATCATGCCGCCCCAAATCCGAACCTTCACTACTGA
- the LOC137722694 gene encoding probable galacturonosyltransferase 7 isoform X1, with protein MKGGVAGGSYSGKRRWKGLVIGVLGLVFLSMLVPLLFLLGLHNGFHPPGYVPEQRNSPSIGGYGTKIIINASNLLGGGGSKHVDDFVKNFTPTLSKDILKNISHKAENETKNISAVHNNEQASVVHNNEQASVVHNNEQASVVHSNEQSKVTAGVSAPPHDGPHSLPIENNSKAGDSAQIIDYAKGGVDQSGKSCELKFGSYCRWREQHREDMKDAMVKRLKDQLFVARAYFPSIAKLPSRDKLSRELRQNIQEVERVLSESTTDVDLPLQIEKKLQRLQASIAKAKTFRVDCNNVDKKLRQIYDMTEDEANFHMKQSVFLYQLAVQTMPKSHHCLSMRLTVEYFRSPLDNTDSSLADKYVNRAFQHYVIFSTNVLASSVVINSTVMHAKDSGKLVFHVLTDQENYFAMKLWFFRNTYKEATVEVLNIEQLNLDNRKLYLSLPLEFRVSYSIDAQSRTEYLSTFSHSHYLLPEIFQNLEKVVVLDDDVVVQQDLSALWSLNMEGKVNAAVQLCSVKLSLLKSVLGKNSFDKNSCAWMSGLNVIDLVKWRKLDLSETYKKFVTEGTTQEGGNEAAALHASLLTFRGLIYPLDGSWALSGLGHDYNIDVYPIKKAAVLHYNGKMKPWLELGIPKYKSYWKIFLNREDQFLSDCNVNS; from the exons ATGAAGGGCGGGGTTGCGGGCGGTAGTTATTCCGGCAAGCGGCGATGGAAGGGGTTGGTGATTGGAGTGTTGGGTCTGGTTTTTCTTTCCATGCTCGTTCCACTTCTCTTCCTTCTCGGCCTTCACAATGGCTTTCACCCTCCCG GATATGTACCAGAACAACGAAATTCGCCTTCA ATTGGAGGATATGGTACAAAAATCATCATAAATGCTTCTAATCTGTTAGGG GGGGGTGGTTCGAAGCATGTAGATGATTTCGTGAAAAATTTCACACCAACCCTTTCAAAG GATATACTAAAGAATATTTCACATAAAGCTGAAAATGAAACCAAAAATATCAGTGCTGTTCACAACAATGAACAAGCCAGTGTTGTTCACAACAATGAACAAGCCAGTGTCGTTCACAACAATGAACAAGCCAGTGTCGTCCACAGCAATGAACAATCAAAAG TAACTGCAGGAGTTTCAGCTCCACCTCATGATGGTCCGCACTCACTTCCCATTGAAAAT AACTCTAAAGCTGGTGACTCAGCTCAAATCATTGATTATGCGAAAGGTGGTGTGGATCAAAGTGGAAAATCATGCGAGTTGAAGTTTGGGAGCTACTGCCGTTGGCGTGAACAACATAGAGAAGACATGAAGGATGCTATGGTGAAGAGATTGAAGGATCAACTATTTGTGGCTCGAGCATATTTTCCTAGTATCGCGAAACTTCCATCACGGGACAAGTTGTCTCGTGAGTTGAGACAAAATATTCAGGAGGTGGAGCGTGTTCTTAGTGAAAGTACTACAGATGTTGATCTTCCCCTGCA GATTGAGAAGAAGCTACAGAGGTTGCAAGCTTCAATAGCCAAAGCCAAAACATTCCGCGTGGATTGTAATAATGTTGACAAGAAACTGAGACAAATATATGATATGACTGAGGATGAAGCGAACTTCCACATGAAACAAAGTGTCTTTCTCTACCAACTTGCTGTCCAGACTATGCCAAAGAGCCACCATTGCCTGTCAATGAGACTGACTGTGGAATATTTCAGATCTCCTCTTGACAATACCGACTCCTCTCTGGCTGACAAATACGTTAATCGTGCATTCCAGCACTATGTCATATTCTCCACTAACGTACTTGCATCCTCAGTTGTAATCAACTCAACTGTAATGCATGCAAAA GATAGTGGGAAACTGGTTTTTCACGTGCTCACGGATCAAGAGAATTACTTTGCAATGAAACTCTGGTTTTTCAGAAATACTTACAAGGAAGCAACGGTTGAGGTGTTAAACATTGAGCAGCTTAATCTAGACAACCGCAAACTATATCTTTCACTGCCTTTGGAGTTCCGTGTTTCCTATAGCATTGATGCCCAATCCAGAACAGAATACTTATCAACTTTTTCTCACTCGCACTATCTTCTCCCTGAGATATTCCAGAATTTGGAGAAAGTTGTGGTTCTGGATGATGATGTTGTTGTCCAGCAGGACTTGTCTGCTCTATGGAGCCTCAACATGGAAGGGAAAGTTAATGCTGCTGTGCAGTTGTGCTCAGTGAAGTTAAGTCTGCTGAAGAgcgttcttggcaagaacagtTTCGATAAAAATTCATGCGCTTGGATGTCTGGATTGAATGTGATTGATCTGGTTAAGTGGAGAAAGCTCGATCTCTCTGAAACTTACAAAAAGTTTGTAACGGAG GGGACGACGCAAGAGGGGGGAAATGAAGCCGCTGCTCTACATGCAAGCTTGCTTACCTTTCGGGGCTTGATTTATCCTCTTGATGGTTCATGGGCTCTCTCTGGGCTAGGTCATGACTATAACATAGATGTTTATCCGATAAAGAAAGCCGCAGTGTTGCACTATAACGGGAAGATGAAACCTTGGCTTGAGTTAGGGATCCCAAAATACAAAAGTTACTGGAAGATTTTCCTGAACCGAGAAGATCAGTTCTTGAGCGACTGCAATGTGAATTCATGA
- the LOC137722694 gene encoding probable galacturonosyltransferase 7 isoform X2, which produces MKGGVAGGSYSGKRRWKGLVIGVLGLVFLSMLVPLLFLLGLHNGFHPPGYVPEQRNSPSGGGSKHVDDFVKNFTPTLSKDILKNISHKAENETKNISAVHNNEQASVVHNNEQASVVHNNEQASVVHSNEQSKVTAGVSAPPHDGPHSLPIENNSKAGDSAQIIDYAKGGVDQSGKSCELKFGSYCRWREQHREDMKDAMVKRLKDQLFVARAYFPSIAKLPSRDKLSRELRQNIQEVERVLSESTTDVDLPLQIEKKLQRLQASIAKAKTFRVDCNNVDKKLRQIYDMTEDEANFHMKQSVFLYQLAVQTMPKSHHCLSMRLTVEYFRSPLDNTDSSLADKYVNRAFQHYVIFSTNVLASSVVINSTVMHAKDSGKLVFHVLTDQENYFAMKLWFFRNTYKEATVEVLNIEQLNLDNRKLYLSLPLEFRVSYSIDAQSRTEYLSTFSHSHYLLPEIFQNLEKVVVLDDDVVVQQDLSALWSLNMEGKVNAAVQLCSVKLSLLKSVLGKNSFDKNSCAWMSGLNVIDLVKWRKLDLSETYKKFVTEGTTQEGGNEAAALHASLLTFRGLIYPLDGSWALSGLGHDYNIDVYPIKKAAVLHYNGKMKPWLELGIPKYKSYWKIFLNREDQFLSDCNVNS; this is translated from the exons ATGAAGGGCGGGGTTGCGGGCGGTAGTTATTCCGGCAAGCGGCGATGGAAGGGGTTGGTGATTGGAGTGTTGGGTCTGGTTTTTCTTTCCATGCTCGTTCCACTTCTCTTCCTTCTCGGCCTTCACAATGGCTTTCACCCTCCCG GATATGTACCAGAACAACGAAATTCGCCTTCA GGGGGTGGTTCGAAGCATGTAGATGATTTCGTGAAAAATTTCACACCAACCCTTTCAAAG GATATACTAAAGAATATTTCACATAAAGCTGAAAATGAAACCAAAAATATCAGTGCTGTTCACAACAATGAACAAGCCAGTGTTGTTCACAACAATGAACAAGCCAGTGTCGTTCACAACAATGAACAAGCCAGTGTCGTCCACAGCAATGAACAATCAAAAG TAACTGCAGGAGTTTCAGCTCCACCTCATGATGGTCCGCACTCACTTCCCATTGAAAAT AACTCTAAAGCTGGTGACTCAGCTCAAATCATTGATTATGCGAAAGGTGGTGTGGATCAAAGTGGAAAATCATGCGAGTTGAAGTTTGGGAGCTACTGCCGTTGGCGTGAACAACATAGAGAAGACATGAAGGATGCTATGGTGAAGAGATTGAAGGATCAACTATTTGTGGCTCGAGCATATTTTCCTAGTATCGCGAAACTTCCATCACGGGACAAGTTGTCTCGTGAGTTGAGACAAAATATTCAGGAGGTGGAGCGTGTTCTTAGTGAAAGTACTACAGATGTTGATCTTCCCCTGCA GATTGAGAAGAAGCTACAGAGGTTGCAAGCTTCAATAGCCAAAGCCAAAACATTCCGCGTGGATTGTAATAATGTTGACAAGAAACTGAGACAAATATATGATATGACTGAGGATGAAGCGAACTTCCACATGAAACAAAGTGTCTTTCTCTACCAACTTGCTGTCCAGACTATGCCAAAGAGCCACCATTGCCTGTCAATGAGACTGACTGTGGAATATTTCAGATCTCCTCTTGACAATACCGACTCCTCTCTGGCTGACAAATACGTTAATCGTGCATTCCAGCACTATGTCATATTCTCCACTAACGTACTTGCATCCTCAGTTGTAATCAACTCAACTGTAATGCATGCAAAA GATAGTGGGAAACTGGTTTTTCACGTGCTCACGGATCAAGAGAATTACTTTGCAATGAAACTCTGGTTTTTCAGAAATACTTACAAGGAAGCAACGGTTGAGGTGTTAAACATTGAGCAGCTTAATCTAGACAACCGCAAACTATATCTTTCACTGCCTTTGGAGTTCCGTGTTTCCTATAGCATTGATGCCCAATCCAGAACAGAATACTTATCAACTTTTTCTCACTCGCACTATCTTCTCCCTGAGATATTCCAGAATTTGGAGAAAGTTGTGGTTCTGGATGATGATGTTGTTGTCCAGCAGGACTTGTCTGCTCTATGGAGCCTCAACATGGAAGGGAAAGTTAATGCTGCTGTGCAGTTGTGCTCAGTGAAGTTAAGTCTGCTGAAGAgcgttcttggcaagaacagtTTCGATAAAAATTCATGCGCTTGGATGTCTGGATTGAATGTGATTGATCTGGTTAAGTGGAGAAAGCTCGATCTCTCTGAAACTTACAAAAAGTTTGTAACGGAG GGGACGACGCAAGAGGGGGGAAATGAAGCCGCTGCTCTACATGCAAGCTTGCTTACCTTTCGGGGCTTGATTTATCCTCTTGATGGTTCATGGGCTCTCTCTGGGCTAGGTCATGACTATAACATAGATGTTTATCCGATAAAGAAAGCCGCAGTGTTGCACTATAACGGGAAGATGAAACCTTGGCTTGAGTTAGGGATCCCAAAATACAAAAGTTACTGGAAGATTTTCCTGAACCGAGAAGATCAGTTCTTGAGCGACTGCAATGTGAATTCATGA
- the LOC137723689 gene encoding leucine-rich repeat receptor protein kinase HPCA1-like yields the protein MRLLLLFLAFCFSGIHVISSSTHLDDANALQSLRQTWSNVPPSWDNSNDPCGESWEGITCNSSRVTALGLSGMNVEGTIEGDIAGLSELISLDLSFNKGLTGSLSPRLGDLSNLSILILAGCSFSGIIPSELGKLGELTFLALNTNNFTGSIPASLGNLSNLYWLDLANNQLTGPLPVSSGTTPGLDQLFKAKHFHLNQNQLSGTIPPRLFSSKMILRHVLFDGNRFTGTIPSTIFSVQTLEVLRLDRNSLTGPVSSDISKLMYLSQLNFACNNLNGSLPDLTGLYALNYVDLSNNSFDPSEAPRWISTLLSLTTIVLENVALQGTVPERMFSIPSLQQVKMKNNGFNDTFNMGDSISPQLTLVDLQNNKIQKITQGYEYKHTLILVGNPLCDESRSSLFCQPPQSNTKTYATSTDCPSITCPGGQQPSPQNCQCGYPFEGTLDFRAPFFSDLTNVTLFQSLERSLWEKLDLTPGSVSLDNPFFNIDDHLKVHVALFPPTGTYFKRSEIIRIGFDMSNQTYKPPKEFGPFIFIAAQYNFPDTHTRSISTGVIVGISVSCLVLVVGLVIVGIYAIRQRKHAERAIGLSRPFASWAPSGNESGGAPQLKGARWFSYDELKRCTNNFSDSNKIGSGGYGKVYRGMLSDEQVIAIKRAQRESMQGGLEFKTEIELLSRVHHKNVVGLLGFCFEQGEQMLVYEFMPNGTLKESLSGRSGIHLDWKRRLRITLGSARGLAYLHELANPPIIHRDVKSTNILLDEHLTAKVADFGLSKLLDDSAKGHVSTQVKGTAGYLDPEYYMTQQLTDKSDVYSFGVVMLELITARQPIEKGKYIVREVRLVMDKNDTEHYGLRELIDRNIRNSGALIGFGRFLELAMQCVDESAADRPTMSEVVKAIETILQNDGMNTNSTSASSSTTEFAASKGAPKHPYNEGLPKKEFNDSTGSFDYSGGYAVSAQIEPK from the exons ATGCGGCTGCTGCTGCTCTTTCTGGCTTTCTGCTTCTCTGGAATTCATGTGATCTCTTCTTCTACACACCTAGATGATG CTAATGCCCTCCAATCCTTGAGGCAGACATGGAGCAACGTTCCACCCAGCTGGGACAACTCAAACGATCCATGTGGGGAGAGCTGGGAAGGCATCACTTGCAACAGTTCGAGGGTGACTGCATT GGGATTATCAGGAATGAACGTGGAAGGGACAATTGAAGGCGACATCGCGGGGCTCTCTGAGTTGATATCCTT AGATCTTTCATTCAACAAAGGCCTCACCGGTTCTCTCTCTCCACGATTAGGGGATCTGAGCAATCTAAGCATCCT GATCCTAGCTGGTTGCAGCTTCAGTGGAATTATTCCAAGTGAATTGGGGAAACTTGGAGAGCTAACCTTCTT GGCTTTGAATACGAATAACTTCACCGGCAGTATACCTGCTTCTTTGGGTAATCTCTCCAACCTCTATTGGCTGGACCTGGCAAACAATCAGTTGACTGGACCTCTCCCAGTTTCAAGTGGCACTACCCCCGGCTTAGACCAACTGTTTAAGGCTAAACATTT CCATTTGAACCAGAACCAGCTTTCAGGTACCATTCCACCCAGACTTTTCAGTTCCAAGATGATACTGAGACATGT ATTGTTTGATGGAAATAGATTCACTGGGACTATTCCATCAACAATATTTTCCGTTCAGACTCTCGAGGTTCT TCGGCTTGATAGAAATTCTCTGACGGGACCAGTCTCCTCAGATATCTCCAAGCTAATGTATCTCAGTCAATT AAATTTCGCATGCAACAATTTGAACGGCTCTTTACCCGACCTAACTGGATTGTATGCCCTCAATTATGT AGACCTTAGTAACAACTCGTTTGATCCATCAGAAGCTCCGCGTTGGATCTCAACCTTGCTCTCGCTCACCACTAT CGTTTTAGAAAATGTAGCACTTCAAGGGACTGTGCCAGAGAGGATGTTCAGCATACCGTCATTGCAGCAAGT gaaaatgaaaaacaacggGTTTAACGACACATTTAACATGGGTGATAGCATCAGTCCGCAACTGACGCTTGTTGATCTGCAGAACAATAAGATTCAGAAAATAACACAGGGTTATGAGTACAAACATACATTAAT ACTTGTTGGGAACCCATTGTGCGATGAATCTAGGTCGAGTCTGTTCTGTCAGCCTCCACAATCAAATACAAAAACGTATGCTACTAGCACGGATTGTCCATCCATTACATGCCCCGGGGGTCAGCAGCCAAGCCCTCAGAATTGTCAATGTGGATATCCTTTTGAAGGAACACTGGATTTCCGAGCGCCCTTTTTCAGTGATTTGACAAATGTGACTCTATTTCAATCCCTAGAAAGGAGCCTATGGGAGAAACTTGACCTCACTCCCGGTTCAGTGTCACTTGAtaaccctttcttcaacatcgATGACCATCTTAAAGTACATGTGGCTCTCTTTCCACCTACAGGAACATATTTTAAAAGGTCTGAGATTATCAGGATTGGTTTTGATATGAGCAATCAGACTTACAAGCCGCCAAAGGAGTTTGGACCCTTCATTTTTATTGCAGCTCAATATAATTTCCCAG ACACGCATACAAGATCTATAAGCACTGGTGTTATTGTCGGGATATCAGTTAGTTGTCTCGTTCTTGTTGTGGGCCTCGTGATAGTAGGAATTTACGCCATTAGGCAAAGGAAACATGCTGAAAGAGCCATTGGTTTAAGCAGACCTTTCG CTTCTTGGGCGCCAAGCGGAAATGAAAGTGGCGGTGCACCACAGTTAAAGGGAGCAAGATGGTTTTCATATGATGAGCTTAAGAGGTGCACCAATAATTTCTCTGACAGTAATAAGATAGGATCTGGCGGCTATGGGAAG GTTTACAGGGGCATGCTTTCTGATGAACAAGTGATAGCAATCAAAAGAGCTCAGCGAGAATCGATGCAGGGAGGCCTCGAGTTCAAGACTGAAATTGAGTTGCTCTCTCGCGTTCATCACAAGAATGTCGTTGGTCTTTTGGGATTCTGTTTCGAACAAGGAGAGCAGATGTTGGTTTACGAGTTTATGCCTAATGGAACACTTAAGGAAAGCTTGTCAG GGAGATCTGGTATTCATCTCGATTGGAAGAGGAGACTCCGAATCACTCTTGGCTCGGCAAGAGGACTGGCTTACCTGCATGAGCTTGCAAATCCTCCTATAATTCACAGAGATGTGAAGTCCACAAATATTCTATTAGATGAACATTTAACGGCAAAGGTTGCAGATTTTGGCCTGTCGAAGCTGCTCGATGACAGCGCAAAAGGACATGTATCGACTCAGGTCAAAGGAACAGCG GGCTATCTGGATCCTGAGTACTACATGACTCAACAATTGACCGATAAGAGCGATGTGTACAGCTTTGGAGTCGTTATGCTTGAACTGATAACTGCTAGGCAGCCAATCGAGAAGGGAAAATACATTGTCCGCGAGGTACGATTGGTGATGGACAAGAATGACACAGAGCATTACGGTTTGAGGGAGTTAATAGATCGAAACATTCGAAACTCAGGAGCTCTTATTGGGTTTGGGAGGTTCTTGGAGCTAGCCATGCAATGCGTCGATGAATCAGCTGCAGATCGTCCCACGATGAGTGAAGTTGTGAAGGCTATCGAAACCATTCTGCAGAACGATGGGATGAACACAAACTCAACATCAGCATCTTCATCAACCACAGAGTTTGCAGCATCAAAAGGTGCTCCGAAACATCCCTACAACGAAGGCTTGCCTAAGAAGGAATTCAATGACAGCACCGGCTCCTTTGATTACAGCGGTGGATACGCTGTTTCAGCGCAAATCGAACCCAAGTAG